CCGGAGCGACGGGCATTTGTGTTCCGCCAGATGCCGCCACCGAACATGGGATTTACCGCGGAAGGGCGAGTCATGCGGGCAAAGATCGCGGGGTCGAAGCCGTCCTGATGTTCCCCGTGCAGGAGGGCGCCGATGGTCCGGCCGAGGCGGCCGAGCTCGTCCACGCTGATTTCCGCACCGGTCGAGAGGAAGAAGCGGCCCTTTTTGTCCGAGCGCCAATCCGGGCTGCTCAGGCCGATCGGGCGCATGACGGCGCGGTGGATGAATTTTTCCAAGGTCTCCCCTTTCGCCGAGAGCTTCCGATGGAGCAACTCCCCGAGCAGCTCCCAGCAGGCCGGGCCGTAGCGGAAGAAGGTGCCGGGCTCGTCCACGGCGCGGAGAGCGACGGCCGCGCGGCCTTTGTCCTGAGGATTCCGGTAGAGGGCCGCGACCCCGGCCTCGAGACCGGCGGTCTGCTGGAGGAGCATGGAGACGGTAATGCGCATTTTCCGGGCATCGCCATTCCATTCCCGGACGGTGTCTGCGACGCGTTCCTGATCGGAAAGCCAGCCTTCCTGCATGGCCCGGGTGGCGGCCAGCGCGGCGAGGGACTTCGTGAGGCTAAGGGCTTGATCCCGGGCGTCGGGGTTCCATTCCTTGACCCGCCGGATCCCCCGCCAGGCCGCCCAGCCCTTGCCGCCTTGGCTTTTCGCCATCATATCCGCCCGATCGAGACGGGAGGAGGTCCAGCGCTCCCCACCGGGGGAGGATGAGGAGGAAGGGGCCGCGCAGCCCCCGCAGGCGGTGGCGAGGGCACAGAGAAATTCGCGACGGCTGACGATCATGCGCTATCCTAAACGGCTTAGACGCGATTCCGGAAGGCGCAAACCCTTCCTTTCACCCCGCCTTGTGCCTTGCTCCCGGGCCCGGCGTCCCCTACATCCGCCCCGTGCTCACGATCCACAAGCTCACGAAGACCCTCGGCGGACGCACCCTTTTCCGCGACGCCGAACTGTCGATCAACTGGGGCGAACGCATCGCCCTCGTCGGTCCGAACGGTGCCGGGAAGTCCACGCTTTTCCGCATGATCCTCGGCCAAGAGGAGCTTGATGGCGGTACGATCGAGCGCGACGACTACGCGATCACCGGCTATTTGGCGCAGGAATCCGGCGATCCAGGCGATGAAACGGTGCTGGAAATCGCGATCGGCATCACTCCGGAGATGGTCGGCTACCTGCGTGCGATGCGCGAGCATGAGGCGGCAGGCACGACGGATCATCCGGACTACGCGCATGCGCAGGACCAATTCAACCACCTGAACGGCTATCAGCTCGAACCGAAGGCGAAGAAGATCCTCGCCGGCCTCGGTTACAAGGAGAGCGACTTCCACAAGACCGCGCGTGAATTCTCCGGCGGCTGGATCATGCGTGCCTACCTGGCGCGCCTCCTCGTCCAGGAGCCCGACCTGCTGATGCTGGACGAGCCGACGAACCACCTCGACCTGCTTTCCCTGCTCTGGTTCCAGCGCTACCTGATGAACTATCCGGGTGCGATCCTGATGATTTCCCACGATCGCGACTTCATGGATGCGATCGTCGAGAACGTGATCGAGATCGATCCCGATGCGCAGGAGCTGATCGCCTACACGGGGAACTACTCCAGCTACCTGGAGCAGCGCGAGGCGCGCTACGAGCAGAAGGTGCAGGCCTACCGCAACCAGAACAAGGAGATCGAAGGCCACCAGGAATTCATCGACCGCTTCCGGCAAGTGGGCTCGAAGGCGGCGCAGGTGCAGTCACGCATCAAGTTCCTCGAGAAGATGGAGCGCATCGAGAAGCCGCGTGCTCCGCGCAAGCCCTTCAAGTTCGCCTTCCCCCAGCCGCCACGCTCGAACCAGAAGGTGATCGACCTGCAGAAGGTCAGCCAAGCTTACGGCGAAAGACAGATTTACAACGGTCTCGATCTCACCATCGAACGTGGCGACAAGATCGTGCTGGTGGGTCCGAACGGTGCGGGTAAATCGACGCTGCTGAAAATCCTGGCCGGCGTGCTGCCGATCAACGGTGGCAAGCGCGAGGTGGGCTACGCGACCAAGCTCGGCTACTATTCGCAGCACCGCTCCGAAACGCTGAACGAGGACAATACCGTGCTCGAAGAGGTATTGGCGAGCTGCACCACGCTGCGCGAGGAAGATGCCCGCGCGATCCTAGGGTCCTTCCTCTTCCGCCGCACGGATGTGGAGAAGCGCTGCGGTGTCCTTTCCGGTGGTGAGAAGTCGCGTCTGAATCTGGTGAAGTTCCTGGTCGATCCGCCGAACCTCCTGCTGATGGACGAGCCGACGACGCACTTGGACATCCTGTCGATCGACTCGCTGGTGAACGCGCTGAAGGCTTATGAAGGCACGCTGGTCTTCATCTCCCACGACGTGCACTTCATCCGCAATCTCGCGGAAACGACGCTGCACATCAACAACGGTA
This portion of the Luteolibacter luteus genome encodes:
- a CDS encoding serine hydrolase domain-containing protein, which encodes MIVSRREFLCALATACGGCAAPSSSSSPGGERWTSSRLDRADMMAKSQGGKGWAAWRGIRRVKEWNPDARDQALSLTKSLAALAATRAMQEGWLSDQERVADTVREWNGDARKMRITVSMLLQQTAGLEAGVAALYRNPQDKGRAAVALRAVDEPGTFFRYGPACWELLGELLHRKLSAKGETLEKFIHRAVMRPIGLSSPDWRSDKKGRFFLSTGAEISVDELGRLGRTIGALLHGEHQDGFDPAIFARMTRPSAVNPMFGGGIWRNTNARRSGSYAVEVEDSIDPPRSSAFWQGACLSKIQPPEMVALIGSSGRRVFIWPSEEKVIVRLGRARSWRDGPFLSTI
- a CDS encoding ABC-F family ATP-binding cassette domain-containing protein, with product MLTIHKLTKTLGGRTLFRDAELSINWGERIALVGPNGAGKSTLFRMILGQEELDGGTIERDDYAITGYLAQESGDPGDETVLEIAIGITPEMVGYLRAMREHEAAGTTDHPDYAHAQDQFNHLNGYQLEPKAKKILAGLGYKESDFHKTAREFSGGWIMRAYLARLLVQEPDLLMLDEPTNHLDLLSLLWFQRYLMNYPGAILMISHDRDFMDAIVENVIEIDPDAQELIAYTGNYSSYLEQREARYEQKVQAYRNQNKEIEGHQEFIDRFRQVGSKAAQVQSRIKFLEKMERIEKPRAPRKPFKFAFPQPPRSNQKVIDLQKVSQAYGERQIYNGLDLTIERGDKIVLVGPNGAGKSTLLKILAGVLPINGGKREVGYATKLGYYSQHRSETLNEDNTVLEEVLASCTTLREEDARAILGSFLFRRTDVEKRCGVLSGGEKSRLNLVKFLVDPPNLLLMDEPTTHLDILSIDSLVNALKAYEGTLVFISHDVHFIRNLAETTLHINNGTVTRYTGGYDYFLEKSGLNDDRGAVTA